CGGACCCACCCGCCCTGTTCTCGGGTACCCGCAGCGCGGAGCGCGCCCACCCCGCCTCCCGCCGGCCCCGCCCCATCTGCTCTGACCCGCCCTCCCCCGCCAGGCGACGCGCTGTCGGTGGCCGGCTGCGGCTCGTGCCTGGAGGGCAGCGCCCAGCAGATGTACCAGAGCCTGGCCGAGCTGGGTACCCTGCCCCCCGAGACGGTGAGCGGGCCTGggccctcccctcttctcccgtGGGCACAGCCCCCACGCTCCGCACCCTCACTGTGCTAGGGATGCAGAGTGAATGTCCACCTGAGGGCAGACCGGGCAGGGGAGGCCAGGCCACCGGCGCAAGCACTTTCCCCGCTTCCTGGCCGCGTGCGCGCTCACCGAGCGCTCTTCCTCCAGAAGGTGTTCTGCGGCCACGAGCACACGCTCAGCAACCTGGAGTTTGCCCAGAAAGTGGAGCCCTGCAACGACCACGTGAGAGCCAAGCTGTCCTGGGCTAAGGCACGGCCCCTTCCCGCCGCGGCAAGAGGGTGGGGCGGGGGGAAGAGGCTTCGGGGGCGGGGCTCTCAGACAAGGCCTAATGGTGACTGGGGCCTGTGGTCACTCCAGAAGAGGGATGAGGATGACGTGCCCACAGTGCCGTCGACTCTGGGCGAGGAGCGCCTCTACAACCCCTTCCTGCGGGTGGCGTGAGTATGGCTGTTGTTCCGGTGCCTCCACCGTTACGTGGACCCTTAGGAAGGCATCTCGGGACTGAGTGTTGGGCTGAGTGAGCATCTCTGGCTTGGGGAGGCTGCTCATTAAGTGCCTGCCTGCCCGCCCACCCCTCGGCGCCATCCTCCCGCGTGGGCAGTGGGCCCTGCGCCTCACTGCACCCCTCCCTGCAGAGAGGAGCCGGTGCGCAAGTTCACGGGCAAGGCGGTCCCCGCCGACGTCCTGGAGACGCTCTGCAAGGAGCGGGCGCGCTTCGAACAGGCGGGCGAGCCGCGGCAGCCACAGGCGCGGGCCCTCCTTGCGCTGCAGTGGGGGCTCCTGAGTGCAGCCCCACACGAGTGAGCCACCCAGACCCTCACAGGGCTGGGGCCTGCGTCCCTCCTCGTGACCTCGACCAGCTGGACCCATGCGAGGGCCACCTCTGGCACCTTCTTCGAGGCCCTGGCCAGCCATCTGCCCAGCCTCGGAGGGTGGGCAAGCTGGTGCTTCCCGGGTGGACACACAGGACCACTCAGTGGGGCCTGTGTGGGCGCCGAGACCTGGGTGTCTGGGAAGTGGGGCACACGGGGCCTCCGAACTACGAATAAAGCTTTGAAAGGCCGTTCTCAGTGTTGGCAGATGTGCCAGGAGAGGAGCTGTTTTCGTAGGCGTGTTTTAGGA
This sequence is a window from Gorilla gorilla gorilla isolate KB3781 chromosome 18, NHGRI_mGorGor1-v2.1_pri, whole genome shotgun sequence. Protein-coding genes within it:
- the HAGHL gene encoding hydroxyacylglutathione hydrolase-like protein isoform X4 — its product is MKVKVIPVLEDNYMYLVIEELTREAVAVDVAVPKRLLEIVGREGVSLTAVLTTHHHWDHARGNPELARLRPGLAVLGADERIFSLTRRLAHGEELRATRCRWPAAARAWRAAPSRCTRAWPSWVPCPPRRRCSAATSTRSATWSLPRKWSPATTTRGMRMTCPQCRRLWARSASTTPSCGWQRSRCASSRARRSPPTSWRRSARSGRASNRRASRGSHRRGPSLRCSGGS
- the HAGHL gene encoding hydroxyacylglutathione hydrolase-like protein isoform X6, producing MKVKVIPVLEDNYMYLVIEELTREAVAVDVAVPKRLLEIVGREGVSLTAVLTTHHHWDHARGNPELARLRPGLAVLGADERIFSLTRRLAHGEELRFGAIHVRCLLTPGHTAGHMSYFLWEDDCPDPPALFSGDALSVAGCGSCLEGSAQQMYQSLAELGTLPPETKVFCGHEHTLSNLEFAQKVEPCNDHVRAKLSWAKRGAGAQVHGQGGPRRRPGDALQGAGALRTGGRAAAATGAGPPCAAVGAPECSPTRVSHPDPHRAGACVPPRDLDQLDPCEGHLWHLLRGPGQPSAQPRRVGKLVLPGWTHRTTQWGLCGRRDLGVWEVGHTGPPNYE
- the HAGHL gene encoding hydroxyacylglutathione hydrolase-like protein isoform X3 — its product is MKVKVIPVLEDNYMYLVIEELTREAVAVDVAVPKRLLEIVGREGVSLTAVLTTHHHWDHARGNPELARLRPGLAVLGADERIFSLTRRLAHGEELRFGAIHVRCLLTPGHTAGHMSYFLWEDDCPDPPALFSGDALSVAGCGSCLEGSAQQMYQSLAELGTLPPETKVFCGHEHTLSNLEFAQKVEPCNDHKRDEDDVPTVPSTLGEERLYNPFLRVAEEPVRKFTGKAVPADVLETLCKERARFEQAGEPRQPQARALLALQWGLLSAAPHE
- the HAGHL gene encoding hydroxyacylglutathione hydrolase-like protein isoform X1 — protein: MKVKVIPVLEDNYMYLVIEELTREAVAVDVAVPKRLLEIVGREGVSLTAVLTTHHHWDHARGNPELARLRPGLAVLGADERIFSLTRRLAHGEELRFGAIHVRCLLTPGHTAGHMSYFLWEDDCPDPPALFSGDALSVAGCGSCLEGSAQQMYQSLAELGTLPPETKVFCGHEHTLSNLEFAQKVEPCNDHVRAKLSWAKKRDEDDVPTVPSTLGEERLYNPFLRVAEEPVRKFTGKAVPADVLETLCKERARFEQAGEPRQPQARALLALQWGLLSAAPHE
- the HAGHL gene encoding hydroxyacylglutathione hydrolase-like protein isoform X2, with translation MKVKVIPVLEDNYMYLVIEELTREAVAVDVAVPKRLLEIVGREGVSLTAVLTTHHHWDHARGNPELARLRPGLAVLGADERIFSLTRRLAHGEELRFGAIHVRCLLTPGHTAGHMSYFLWEDDCPDPPALFSGDALSVAGCGSCLEGSAQQMYQSLAELGTLPPETVFCGHEHTLSNLEFAQKVEPCNDHVRAKLSWAKKRDEDDVPTVPSTLGEERLYNPFLRVAEEPVRKFTGKAVPADVLETLCKERARFEQAGEPRQPQARALLALQWGLLSAAPHE
- the HAGHL gene encoding hydroxyacylglutathione hydrolase-like protein isoform X5; its protein translation is MKVKVIPVLEDNYMYLVIEELTREAVAVDVAVPKRLLEIVGREGVSLTAVLTTHHHWDHARGNPELARLRPGLAVLGADERIFSLTRRLAHGEELRATRCRWPAAARAWRAAPSRCTRAWPSWVPCPPRRCSAATSTRSATWSLPRKWSPATTTRGMRMTCPQCRRLWARSASTTPSCGWQRSRCASSRARRSPPTSWRRSARSGRASNRRASRGSHRRGPSLRCSGGS